The following proteins are co-located in the Pseudomonas antarctica genome:
- a CDS encoding aspartyl/asparaginyl beta-hydroxylase domain-containing protein has protein sequence MSKSAVQKKLVSVAWVLGVLLFIYCFPRTSLVFLLLVLFCGIYDFLRNGLYDRDTIKKYFVGNGRNTWILAPFNTLFDLLSLRNRHVYTMRDLPPAWREDLQQVIDDAMANKDEIISYLDERMAEKKRGMLFFQWYGRPIETTLDIPQLRKKLPFVKTIGVSVFNENRSTSFHFGPLRMMFRVLYNMAPAPHHEGVYIQVGKHKHYWHDDPLFIFDDTLMHASFNKNDAKRYCLFIDIVRPTLLPSVLNAVISGFAGLVFTLRRVFYKNWKLIQ, from the coding sequence ATGAGTAAAAGTGCTGTTCAAAAAAAACTGGTCTCAGTCGCCTGGGTTCTCGGCGTTCTGCTGTTCATCTACTGCTTCCCACGCACCAGCCTGGTATTTCTGCTGCTGGTACTGTTCTGCGGCATCTATGACTTTCTGCGCAACGGTCTGTATGACCGCGACACCATCAAGAAGTACTTCGTGGGCAATGGCCGCAATACCTGGATATTGGCGCCGTTCAACACCCTGTTCGACCTGCTGAGCCTGCGCAACCGCCACGTCTACACCATGCGCGATCTGCCGCCGGCCTGGCGTGAAGACCTGCAACAGGTGATCGACGACGCCATGGCCAACAAGGATGAAATCATCAGCTACCTGGACGAGCGCATGGCCGAGAAAAAACGCGGCATGTTGTTCTTCCAATGGTACGGCCGCCCGATTGAAACCACCCTGGACATCCCGCAACTGCGCAAGAAACTGCCGTTTGTGAAGACCATCGGCGTGTCGGTGTTCAACGAAAACCGCTCGACGTCCTTCCACTTCGGCCCGCTGCGCATGATGTTCCGCGTGCTCTACAACATGGCGCCGGCGCCTCACCATGAGGGTGTTTACATCCAGGTGGGCAAGCACAAGCACTACTGGCACGACGACCCGCTGTTTATCTTCGATGACACGCTGATGCATGCGTCCTTCAACAAGAACGACGCAAAACGTTACTGCCTGTTCATTGACATCGTTCGTCCGACCTTGCTGCCGTCAGTGCTCAATGCCGTGATCTCGGGCTTTGCCGGGCTGGTCTTTACCCTGCGTCGGGTTTTCTACAAAAACTGGAAGCTGATTCAGTAA
- the fabV gene encoding enoyl-ACP reductase FabV, whose translation MIIKPRVRGFICVTAHPVGCEANVKEQIDYVTKHGAIEGGPKKVLVLGASTGYGLAARISAAFGCGADTLGVFFEKEGEEGKLSSAGWYNSAAFEKFAVEKGLYAKSINGDAFSDEIKRLTIETIKKDLGKIDLVVYSLAAPRRTDPQGVVHTSTLKPIGKAVTLRGINTDKGVVVDTTLEPATQEEIDGTVKVMGGEDWQLWIDALRDADVLAEGAKTTAFTYLGEKLTQDIYWNGSIGEAKKDLDKKVLTLRDNLAALKGDARVSVLKAVVTQASSAIPIMPLYLSLLFKVMKEQGTHEGCIEQVYGLFKDSLYGKAPKLDADGRLRADLAELEPKVQDAVAALWNQVTDDNVNEISDFAGYKAEFLRLFGFEIDGVDYEADVNPTVKIKGLVQA comes from the coding sequence ATGATCATCAAACCGCGGGTTCGTGGCTTTATCTGTGTGACCGCTCACCCTGTTGGCTGTGAAGCGAACGTCAAGGAACAGATCGACTACGTAACCAAGCATGGCGCCATTGAAGGCGGCCCGAAGAAGGTGCTGGTCCTCGGCGCTTCCACCGGTTACGGCCTGGCCGCGCGCATCAGTGCTGCGTTTGGCTGCGGCGCCGACACCTTGGGTGTGTTTTTTGAGAAAGAAGGCGAAGAAGGCAAGCTGAGCTCCGCCGGCTGGTACAACAGCGCGGCGTTCGAGAAGTTTGCCGTCGAAAAAGGCCTGTACGCCAAGAGCATCAACGGCGACGCGTTTTCCGACGAGATCAAGCGCCTGACCATCGAAACCATCAAGAAAGACCTGGGCAAGATCGACCTGGTCGTTTACAGCCTGGCCGCGCCACGCCGTACCGACCCGCAAGGCGTGGTGCACACCTCCACCCTCAAGCCGATCGGCAAGGCCGTGACCTTGCGCGGTATCAACACCGATAAAGGCGTGGTGGTCGACACCACCCTCGAGCCTGCGACCCAGGAAGAAATCGACGGCACCGTGAAAGTCATGGGTGGCGAAGACTGGCAGCTGTGGATCGACGCCCTGCGTGATGCGGACGTGTTGGCCGAAGGCGCCAAGACCACCGCGTTCACCTACCTGGGCGAGAAGCTGACCCAGGACATCTACTGGAACGGCTCGATCGGCGAAGCCAAGAAAGACCTGGACAAGAAAGTCCTGACCCTGCGCGATAACCTCGCTGCACTCAAGGGCGATGCCCGTGTGTCGGTGCTCAAGGCCGTGGTCACCCAGGCGAGCTCGGCGATCCCGATCATGCCGCTATACCTGTCGCTGCTGTTCAAAGTGATGAAAGAGCAGGGCACCCACGAAGGCTGCATCGAGCAGGTCTACGGCTTGTTCAAGGACAGCCTGTACGGCAAGGCGCCGAAGCTGGACGCCGACGGCCGCCTGCGCGCCGACCTGGCCGAGCTGGAACCTAAAGTCCAGGACGCCGTAGCAGCGCTGTGGAACCAGGTGACCGACGACAACGTCAACGAGATCAGCGATTTCGCCGGCTACAAGGCTGAATTCCTGCGCTTGTTCGGCTTTGAAATCGACGGTGTGGACTACGAAGCAGATGTGAACCCGACCGTGAAGATCAAGGGCTTAGTCCAAGCCTAA